In Archangium violaceum, the following are encoded in one genomic region:
- a CDS encoding type I polyketide synthase → MSEQAPAENPAEAIAIIGMAGRFPGAPDVEAFWRNLRQGVESRTTFTDEQLEAAGVDRSLYSRPDYVRSGFVLEGTELFDAAFFGYSPREAEAMDPQQRLFLECAWQALEHGGYEPASFPGPIALFGGTGPSGYLLTRLLPNAQVMESVGPYALTLANDKDFLCTRVAHKLDLRGPAVTVQTACSTGLVAVHLACQSLLSRESDMALAGAVSFSPDQTTGELHVPGGIHSPDGHCRAFDEKAQGTAGGGGVGVVVLKRLSEAVEDGDYIHAVLLSTAINNDGSAKVGFTAPGVEGQAAVITEALAVAGVGPESIQFIETHGTGTTLGDPIEVAALNQAFRSRAGQRRTCALGAVKTNIGHTDTAAGLAGLIKMTLSLRNREMPPTLHFTRPNPRIEFDNGPFYVNDALKPWPAPAGETPRRGGVSSFGMGGTNAHVVLEEAPARELQPSAKPRHLLTLSARTPEALEQATDNLAAWLASHPEAELGDVAYTLLAGRRRFSHRRVLVCGDTAEAQRLLQSREPGRVLTTEQDANERPVVFLFPGQGTQEPGMAQEEYASEPVFRRHLEECCKKLVPHLGLDLREVLYPKQGQEEQAAERLKQTALAQPALFVVEYALARLWMSWGVKPQAMVGHSLGEYVAACLAGVFSVDDALALVAERGRLMQRQPEGAMLSVALSEQALRPLLGAELELASVNAPALCVAAGPTPAIQALETRLSQQGVQHRRLHTSHAFHSAMMETALPPFEAKVRTLRLSPPKIPFVSNVTGTWITAEQATNPRYWADHLRRPVRFAEGVATLLSEPSRLFVEVGPGRALSTLVRQCAGNAAAVTVVGSLGARRERPGTGSPMLEAAGQLWLEGVKLEAAKLYASEKRGRLPLPTYPFQRERYWIERGAGMAVVQQAPGSAGKKTEVGAWFHVPAWKPARLPASGLKELSGTRWLVYVDGTGLGRQVVEGLEASGAQVVRVVPRAEGLARLGEREWGLAPGRRADHEALMEELRQQGPLPEHVLHLWSLEPASSLEAEQERGFQDLLALAQALGPRLGQAESTLHVVTSGTQDVTGEEPLRPGNALVLGPCRVLPQEEYPRLRCRLVDVVPPAQGGARLTRLAKQVVAELRAPSHEPLVALRGEHRWVEGYAPHPLPAPSQGLGRLREGGTYLVTGGLGRIGLMVAEYLASTARARLVLVGRSPFPERQEWPAWLAARGEQDGVSRKIRRLQAMEAQGAQVLLVRADVSQPAQLEQALARARERFGALNGVVHSAGVVGEDTHVAVRDSTPERCEPLVRAKVQGTLVLAEALRDQALDFVLLQSSISTVLGGLGFSAYAAGNAFLDCLAAARSREGATQWVSVDWDGWQARDEDEAGTSITLPEGMDALRRLLAAPEATRWIVSTHDLTARRTLWVQQVQQAARPPTTRHSRPRLRTAFEAPRDSLERGLADIWQELLGVAEVGIHDDFFELGGHSLLGTQVLSRVRESFQVDLPLRTLFEHPTLAGMATAILQARTATTDTAALEALLSELE, encoded by the coding sequence ATGAGTGAGCAGGCCCCCGCGGAGAACCCGGCAGAGGCCATTGCCATCATCGGCATGGCTGGCCGCTTCCCAGGCGCCCCGGACGTGGAGGCCTTCTGGCGCAACCTGCGCCAGGGCGTGGAGTCGCGCACCACCTTCACCGACGAGCAGCTGGAGGCAGCGGGGGTGGATCGCTCGCTGTACTCGAGGCCGGACTACGTGCGCTCGGGTTTCGTGCTGGAGGGCACCGAGCTGTTCGACGCGGCCTTCTTCGGCTACAGCCCGCGCGAGGCCGAGGCGATGGATCCGCAGCAGCGCCTCTTCCTCGAGTGTGCCTGGCAGGCGCTGGAGCACGGCGGGTACGAGCCGGCGAGCTTCCCCGGGCCCATCGCCCTCTTCGGCGGAACGGGACCCAGCGGATACCTGCTCACGCGCCTGTTGCCGAACGCGCAGGTGATGGAGTCGGTGGGCCCCTACGCGCTCACGCTCGCCAACGACAAGGACTTCCTGTGCACCCGCGTGGCCCACAAGCTGGACCTGCGCGGCCCGGCCGTCACCGTGCAGACGGCCTGCTCCACCGGACTGGTGGCGGTGCACCTGGCCTGTCAGAGCCTGCTGTCGCGCGAGAGTGACATGGCCCTGGCCGGCGCCGTCTCCTTCTCTCCCGACCAGACCACCGGCGAGCTCCACGTCCCCGGCGGCATCCACTCGCCGGACGGGCACTGCCGCGCCTTCGATGAGAAGGCCCAGGGCACCGCGGGTGGCGGCGGCGTGGGGGTGGTGGTGCTCAAGCGCCTCTCGGAGGCCGTGGAGGACGGGGACTACATCCACGCCGTGCTGCTGAGCACCGCCATCAACAATGACGGCAGCGCCAAGGTGGGCTTCACCGCCCCCGGCGTGGAAGGACAGGCCGCCGTCATCACCGAGGCCCTGGCCGTGGCCGGCGTGGGCCCCGAGAGCATCCAGTTCATCGAGACACACGGCACGGGCACCACCCTGGGAGATCCCATCGAGGTGGCCGCGCTCAACCAGGCCTTCCGCTCGCGGGCGGGGCAGCGGCGCACCTGCGCGCTGGGCGCGGTGAAGACGAACATCGGCCACACGGACACGGCGGCGGGCCTGGCCGGGCTGATCAAGATGACGCTCTCGCTGCGCAACCGCGAGATGCCGCCCACGCTCCACTTCACCAGGCCCAACCCGCGCATCGAGTTCGACAACGGGCCCTTCTACGTCAACGACGCGCTGAAGCCCTGGCCGGCGCCGGCCGGGGAGACTCCCCGGCGCGGAGGCGTCAGCTCCTTTGGCATGGGCGGCACCAACGCCCATGTCGTGCTCGAGGAGGCCCCGGCGCGGGAGCTCCAACCCAGCGCGAAGCCCCGGCACCTGCTGACGCTCTCGGCGCGTACCCCCGAGGCCCTGGAGCAGGCCACCGACAACCTGGCCGCGTGGCTCGCCAGCCACCCGGAGGCGGAGCTGGGAGACGTGGCCTACACGCTGCTGGCGGGGCGCAGGCGCTTCTCGCACCGCCGGGTCCTGGTCTGCGGCGACACGGCGGAGGCGCAGCGGCTCCTCCAGTCGCGCGAGCCGGGCCGGGTGCTCACCACGGAGCAGGACGCCAACGAGCGCCCCGTGGTCTTCCTCTTCCCGGGCCAGGGCACCCAGGAGCCGGGCATGGCGCAGGAGGAGTACGCCTCGGAGCCCGTCTTCCGCCGCCACTTGGAGGAGTGCTGCAAGAAGCTGGTGCCGCACCTGGGGCTCGATCTGCGCGAGGTGCTCTACCCGAAGCAGGGCCAGGAGGAGCAGGCCGCCGAGCGGCTCAAGCAGACGGCCCTGGCGCAGCCGGCGCTCTTCGTCGTGGAGTACGCGCTGGCGCGGTTGTGGATGAGCTGGGGAGTGAAGCCCCAGGCGATGGTGGGCCACAGCCTGGGCGAGTACGTGGCCGCGTGTCTGGCCGGGGTGTTCTCGGTGGATGACGCGCTGGCGCTGGTGGCCGAGCGCGGCCGGCTCATGCAGCGGCAGCCCGAGGGCGCCATGCTCTCGGTGGCCCTCTCCGAGCAGGCGCTGCGTCCGCTGCTGGGGGCGGAGCTGGAGCTGGCCTCCGTCAATGCTCCGGCCCTGTGCGTGGCGGCCGGGCCGACCCCCGCCATCCAGGCGTTGGAGACGCGCCTGTCGCAGCAGGGCGTGCAGCACCGCCGCCTGCACACCTCGCACGCCTTCCACTCGGCGATGATGGAGACGGCGCTGCCTCCCTTCGAGGCCAAGGTGCGCACGCTGCGCCTGTCGCCGCCGAAGATCCCCTTCGTCTCCAATGTCACGGGCACGTGGATCACCGCCGAGCAGGCCACCAACCCGCGCTACTGGGCGGACCACCTGCGGCGCCCGGTGCGCTTCGCCGAGGGCGTGGCCACGCTGCTCTCCGAGCCCTCGCGCCTCTTCGTCGAGGTGGGTCCGGGACGGGCGCTGAGCACGCTGGTGCGTCAGTGCGCGGGGAACGCCGCGGCGGTGACGGTGGTGGGCTCGCTGGGCGCGCGGCGTGAGCGGCCCGGCACCGGCTCGCCCATGCTGGAGGCGGCGGGCCAGCTCTGGCTGGAGGGCGTGAAGCTGGAGGCGGCGAAGCTGTACGCCTCCGAGAAACGCGGCCGTCTGCCCTTGCCCACCTACCCCTTCCAGCGCGAGCGCTACTGGATCGAGCGCGGCGCCGGTATGGCGGTGGTGCAGCAGGCGCCGGGCTCGGCGGGGAAGAAGACCGAGGTGGGCGCCTGGTTCCATGTCCCGGCGTGGAAGCCCGCGCGGCTGCCGGCCTCGGGCCTGAAGGAGCTGAGCGGCACGCGCTGGCTGGTGTACGTGGACGGCACGGGACTGGGCCGGCAGGTGGTGGAGGGGCTGGAGGCCTCGGGCGCGCAGGTGGTGCGGGTGGTGCCGCGCGCGGAGGGTCTGGCCCGGCTGGGTGAGCGCGAGTGGGGACTGGCCCCGGGGCGCCGGGCCGATCACGAGGCCCTGATGGAGGAGCTGCGCCAGCAGGGGCCACTGCCCGAGCACGTGCTGCACCTGTGGAGCTTGGAGCCGGCGTCCTCGCTGGAGGCGGAGCAGGAGCGGGGCTTCCAGGATCTGCTCGCGCTGGCCCAGGCCCTCGGGCCGCGACTGGGACAGGCGGAGAGCACGCTCCATGTCGTCACCTCTGGCACGCAGGACGTAACGGGAGAGGAGCCGCTGCGGCCGGGCAACGCGCTGGTGCTGGGACCGTGCCGCGTGCTGCCCCAGGAGGAGTACCCGCGGCTGCGCTGCCGGTTGGTGGACGTGGTACCGCCCGCGCAGGGTGGCGCCCGGCTGACGCGGCTGGCGAAGCAGGTGGTGGCGGAGCTGCGCGCCCCGTCCCATGAGCCCCTGGTGGCCCTGCGTGGCGAGCACCGGTGGGTGGAGGGCTACGCACCGCATCCGCTGCCCGCCCCGAGTCAGGGCCTGGGGCGGCTGCGCGAGGGCGGCACCTACCTGGTGACGGGAGGCCTGGGCCGCATCGGACTGATGGTGGCGGAGTATCTGGCCTCGACGGCGCGCGCCCGGCTGGTGCTGGTGGGACGCTCCCCCTTCCCCGAGCGCCAGGAGTGGCCGGCGTGGCTGGCGGCGCGCGGCGAGCAGGATGGGGTGTCGCGGAAGATCCGGCGGTTGCAGGCCATGGAGGCCCAGGGGGCCCAGGTGCTGCTGGTGCGCGCGGACGTCTCGCAGCCGGCGCAACTGGAGCAGGCGTTGGCGCGGGCCCGCGAGCGCTTCGGCGCGCTGAATGGCGTGGTGCACTCCGCTGGCGTGGTCGGAGAGGACACGCACGTGGCCGTGCGGGACTCCACGCCCGAGCGTTGCGAGCCCCTGGTGCGGGCCAAGGTGCAGGGCACGCTCGTGCTCGCCGAGGCGCTGCGCGACCAGGCGCTGGACTTCGTCCTCCTGCAGTCCTCCATCTCCACCGTGCTGGGCGGACTGGGCTTCTCCGCCTACGCGGCCGGCAATGCCTTCCTGGACTGCCTCGCCGCGGCCCGCTCCCGCGAGGGGGCGACCCAGTGGGTGTCGGTGGACTGGGATGGCTGGCAGGCCCGGGACGAGGACGAGGCGGGCACCTCCATCACCCTGCCCGAGGGAATGGACGCCCTGCGCCGGCTGCTGGCGGCTCCCGAAGCCACGCGGTGGATCGTCTCCACGCATGACCTGACCGCGCGGCGCACCCTCTGGGTGCAGCAGGTGCAGCAGGCGGCCCGTCCGCCCACCACGCGCCACAGCCGTCCGCGGCTGCGCACCGCCTTCGAGGCCCCGCGCGACAGCCTCGAGCGCGGTCTGGCCGACATCTGGCAGGAGCTGCTCGGCGTGGCCGAGGTCGGCATCCACGACGACTTCTTTGAATTGGGAGGGCACTCCTTACTGGGTACCCAGGTGCTCTCCCGCGTGCGCGAGTCCTTCCAGGTGGATCTCCCCCTGCGCACGCTGTTCGAGCATCCCACCCTCGCCGGCATGGCGACGGCCATCCTCCAGGCCCGTACCGCGACGACGGACACCGCGGCCCTGGAAGCCCTCCTCTCGGAGCTGGAATGA